In a single window of the Entelurus aequoreus isolate RoL-2023_Sb linkage group LG16, RoL_Eaeq_v1.1, whole genome shotgun sequence genome:
- the rab6bb gene encoding RAB6B, member RAS oncogene family b — protein sequence MSAGGDLGNPLRKFKLVFLGEQSVGKTSLITRFMYDSFDNTYQATIGIDFLSKTMYLEDRTVRLQLWDTAGQERFRSLIPSYIRDSTVAVVVYDITNVNSFQQTCKWIDDVRTERGSDVIIMLVGNKTDLEEKRQITIEEGEQRAKELNVMFIETSAKTGCNVKQLFRRVAAALPGMESLDDANPEGMIDIKLDKPAEPSVPEGGCSC from the exons ATGTCAGCTGGAGGAGATTTGGGGAACCCCCTGCGGAAATTCAAACTCGTCTTTTTGGGAGAGCAGAGTG TGGGCAAAACGTCTCTCATCACCAGATTCATGTATGACAGTTTTGACAACACTTACCAG GCCACCATTGGTATTGACTTCCTATCAAAGACCATGTACCTGGAGGACCGAACG GTAAGGCTGCAGCTGTGGGATACAGCGGGACAAGAGCGCTTCAGGAGCCTCATCCCCAGCTACATACGAGATTCCACAGTGGCCGTGGTGGTCTATGACATTACAA ACGTCAACTCATTCCAGCAGACTTGTAAATGGATCGATGATGTCAGGACGGAGAGAGGAAGCGACGTCATCATCATGCTTGTGGGGAACAAGACAGACCTGGAGGAGAAGAG GCAAATCACTATCGAGGAGGGCGAGCAGCGAGCCAAAGAGCTCAACGTCATGTTCATCGAGACCAGCGCCAAGACCGGCTGCAATGTCAAACAG CTGTTTCGTCGGGTTGCAGCAGCTCTTCCCGGGATGGAGAGCTTGGACGACGCAAATCCTGAAGGCA TGATTGACATCAAGCTGGACAAACCAGCGGAGCCGAGCGTTCCCGAGGGCGGGTGCTCATGTTAA